The DNA sequence ACTGCCCGGCTACACAGGAAGCTATGAAAGGGATGAACATGGCCCCTGGAGGCCTGCCTAAGGTCATAGGCCACTCGGCTGGTCTGAGCTGAGAGGGCTATGCTCACAGTGAGTCCCATCTTCCCCAGGAAATCCTGCCTTACGCAGCCACATATCATCACAGGAAAGTGGTGCCAGCGTCAGCCTTCTGCCTGCCGAGTCCTTGGCTGCTCTAGACACGGGGCAGAAGGGCAGCTCCCAGTCCCAGCCAGCCATCTGCTCAACCCCCCACTCCCTACCCCGTAGTTCCCCACATCCCAGCCATGTAACCAACTCCCCACTCCTGAGTTGTACCCCAAGTCTGTCACCTCTTGGTCACATCCCCAATTCACATCAGGCTGATGTgaccaggccccagccccagaaATCTAGACTGGAGTTCAAGGAACTAGGGTTGCCCCCCAAGAACTGGCAACATTCTCCACGGATAAGAACCACTGAGGGAGTCCTGGAGTCCAGTCCTGTCTGGGTGAGCATAGTCCCCCTTCAGCTGGAGGGTGGAATGGGGTGAACCTTGGAtagagctgggaggagagctgGGGTAGCCTTGGATGGGGTTAGGGGTCCTTGTTGGCCCCTCTTCAGACACCACATCCTCTTCAGGACCCCCCAAAGAAGCATCGAGATGGTTCCGCCTTCCAATATGAGTACGATCCACCCTGCACTTCCCTCTGTGCCCAGGTCCAAGCTGCCAGGTGAGTGCCTGCCCCCCTCTGTGCGGGAAATGTCTGACCCAgggaggctaatttttaagtttttaattttgtaaggcctgagaatgatgttataaatatccaaatggcctttgtagaaaaaaggtttcccagccctaactggtttggctcagtggatagagcatcggcctgcggactgaagggtcccaggttcaattccggtcaagagaatgtaccttggttgcgggcacatccccagtagggggtgtgcaggaggcagctgatcgatgtttctaactctctatcccttcctatctgtaaaaaatcaataaaatatatatatatatatatatatatataataatatttttttttgttttgttttgtttttttttaaatatattttattgattttttacagagaggaagagagagggacagagagttagaaacatcgatgagagagaaacatcgatcagctgcctcttgcacaccccccaccggggatgtgcccgcaaccaaggtacatgcccttgaccggaatcgaacctgggacccttgagtctgcaggccgacgctctatccactgagccaaaccggtttcggcaataaaatatatttttaaaaagaaaaaagtttccccaaaCCCTGACCTACAGCCTTGGTTCTCTTtccaggctccctccccagctcctggcctgGGCCTTGCATTTTCTGATGGAGCCACAGCCGGAATCCAAGCAAACCCAGGTGTGAGGGGTCATGTGACCACGTAGGAGAATGTGCATATAGGTCTATGTCTCTGAGTGGACAAACAGTGCTCCACACTCTGCTTcaagttttttaataaaataatctcatgcggcaggaaaggagagggtcaGGGGTTGGGGCCGCCTCTTTGGTctgtggctggggagggtgggctcCGCTCGGGGCTGGAGGGCTCTGTATCCTGTGGGAGCAGAGGCTCGGCTTCAAGGCCAGATCCTGcaaaaggagggggggaggggggaggaaggtcaGAATTGGACTGAGCGGTCCTGCCACCCTAACAACCAGCCCAGCCCCTTCTTACCTAGGCTTGGTGATGGGGGTGCCTCAAGCTTTGGCCTTCGCTTGAGGACAGGGGACCGCTGCAGCCTTAAAGGTCGTTCTGAGAGACACAGAAAGGCTTGTGGTAGGTTAAGTGCTTGCTGCTCGCCCCCAGCGTGTGCcagtgcacacacatgcacacacacattgttGCTTCAGAGCCTCCCCTTCCCCTGTATCCTCCTTTTGGATAGGGAGGTTGCTCTTTTGGAGTTGGAACCTGGGCTAAATGGAAGGGCTGTCAGACTCTTGCTCCCTGGTTTCTCACCCCTCACACCACCAGTGGCCCCCTCAGCAGACCCATGAAGGGAGACCCGGAGCCCACCCTCTCCTGCACCCAAGCACCCATGGAAGTGTCCCCTCACCAACAGGGGCCTGGAGCTGGTCCTCATGCACAGACACTGCTCGTCGCCCTGCCGAGAGAGGCCTCGGCCTCAGCTGGCcatctgggggaggccagggtaTCAGGGTatggtcccagcagctgccaccaCTCCAGCCCCTGTCCCCTACCTTCAGGGTCCCCAGAGGAGCTAAAATTCCCAGCAGGGACTCCTCCGGTCCCCAGTCCAGTATTGGGGTGGGGCTAACATGCCCGTTTACCTTCATTTCTGGGGCCCAAACAAGGATCCTCTGGGAGGCCCAGGCTGTCTGGGGAGGGACTGGGTTTTCGAGGGCTGGGACAAGGGGAAGGGGGTCCTGGACCGTCGTGTGGGCCCCAACCACGGCTCCTAAGCTCTGCAttcagctgctgccccagtgtcTTCCAGGTGGTGGACTCAggcccctggccccctggcccaGGTCTGCATGAGGGGTCTGCAAGGAGAAGAGTTTCAGCCAAGACCTAGGCCAGGCATTGGAAGTGAGCTTGACCTGCATattcccccaccacacacagtgGCCCTCGCTCACCAGCAGACACGGAATGGGTGCGGGACTTGATAGAGATGGGAGGGGCCTCCGAGGAACTGTCCATAATGTCCCCTGCAAAGTAGGACAGGGgtctcaggcaccaggccttggGAGTGAGGGGAAGAAAAACCTggccctccccatccctctcccagAAAAGCAAGTCCCTTGGGGACTTATCTCTAAGgatatccccctcccccaaaatgtACTGCCCTAGCCCGGGATCTCACCATCTGAGCCAGCCTTCTTGATCTCTCCATCTTTGCTCTGTAGGAAACAGGGAAGTCAAGCTCAGCTTACCCTAGCCTTGTTCTTATAACTGCTACTAAATGTGGGCAACATGGCAAACTCTCTTAAGAGTTCAGAGTCTGGCATGGTGGGACATAGACACATAAACATGATGTCTTAGTTCTGATTCACTTTCTATAATGTAGTTACTAGGGACTGATCAGAGTGGCATTAGCAGGATAGCGATGGGAGAGAGTCGGGGAAGGCTCACGGAAAAGCAGGGATGGATGAAGAGGAGCCAATATAACCAACCCATGGGTGGTGATAAGCTGGTTCGGGGGGTGCAACCAGGGGTGGAGAGCAGTGAGATGAAAGCAGTGACCAGGACTGAGACCCCACAGGCCCTTGAGGCAGGGTCAGGAGTCAGGGCAGAGGCTTAAGAGGAAGCCCCTAGATGACTTGCTGTTACAAATGTAGGTAACAAGGTCAGATTTCTGTGCGATCTGCAGAGAAAGGACTGACACCTTCAAGGAGGAGAAAGcagtggcctgggccagggcagaagCCAAGAGGGAAGAATGGTTGAATCTAACTATTTTGAGAAGGAGCGGGTGGAACAGACCTGTGTCATGAATATCCTCCTGGTCACATATGTCACCCACAGACAGCCACATGGCACCGGCCCCCTCACTTCACACTGTGTCCCCCCCAAACTTACTTGTTTCCTCTTTCCTTCGGCACTCCCGCTGCCCCTGCTCACGCCAATCCTCTGCAGCATCACTTGTACCCTCTGTTCAAAGGATGGGGTCAGTTCTGTGTCTCCTCGCTCCAGAGGCCGCCTCTGGGGTCAGAGATGCCAGAGTGGGGAGAGAGCCCAGTGCCCTCAGTTCCAGCAGAGCCCTTACCCATGTCACCAGGCCTCACCTTGTCAGGTCTGGCACCCAGtgttgcctcctcctcctcagcaggTAGCAGTATCATTGAGTAGGCCTTGCTTTCCCGAGTGTAGCGAGGCCGGCTCCTACGGGCAGGGTCAGGGCTGCCAGTGCCCCCTTCGGCCCCACCAGGCTCCTCCCCACGGCCAGGGCGGGCTGGTGGCCGCAGTAGGTCCCCAAGTGTGGTTTTTCGAGTGCGGGCAGCTGCCCCAGGGCTGGTCTCTAGATCAGGCCGTGGCCCCCGTGTTGAACGAGGCTTCTTGAAGGCAAAGAGGGTGCCCAGCTTCTTTCGCAGTGTACGGGGGACAGGGGTGGTGCCACCCTCGGTGGCTGGGTCCTCCTCAGGGGCCCAGCTGTGGGAACAGCCAACAAATAGTAAGCAGGAAGGCCCATGCAGcagcccaccctctcccaccccctgcaaCTGCCCCTCACTCACAGGCGATCCTGCTGGATCAGCCTTTTGGAGAAGAATTCTTCCACACCCTCATCCACTCGGGCACTGAGCCCATTTCCTTCCTGCGGCAACGCTGGGGGCACCTGGGGGATATCACACAGTCAGGTGTCACGGCTGAGTGCAACTGTGAGTTCTTTCCACCTCCTTTGTCCAACAGTCTGCTCTGGGCAACTCCAGGACCTGGGAGCTGGGATGACTAGGGGGCTGCAGACATCAAGCTCTCTCCCTGTCCAGCTAGTGGGCAAATATACTGATTTCACATACCTCAACCATAGTTGGCCTTGGACACACACCCGCCCACACCTACTCTTGTCCCAGGGAGTGTCCTACACTTTCTGAACCACCCAGTCACTAGCAGGCTAGAGCCCACGCATCCCCTGGGTCACACGTTCTCACCTGCCACCCCCTCTACTTCAAACAGCTTCCTgcagcatcccccacccccaccccacccggcctGCTGCTGCTCAGCAGCACAGGCCTGCTGCGTCAGACCCtctgggggacctcaagccagCTCCTCTTCCCCTTCTGCCCTGTGCCCACTACCCAGCCAGTTCCTGGTCCACACACAagcctccccccacacacaccacccagATGTGCAGTAGACACAGGATTGTCCCTGTATCAGGGAGCCCAGGACCTCTCAGTAACCCTGAGGGATGCTGGATAAGATAGCCACCCTTTCTTGCACATCCACCCATACAACAGGCCAACCTGAAGCAGGGTTCTACACCCAGGTACACCCTTAACAAAGCCCAGGCACCCATGACCCCACATTGGGATGGGGGGTGGCCAGGAAGAATCCAGGACGTGGCCACATGACCAGGTGATTCTGGGCCTCCACAACCGGCCTCCTTGCCCACCATCATCTGTGAGAAGCAAGCAGGCCACCGCGACCCCCAATTCCACCACCTCTGGAGGGGGAGGACACTCACCTGAGGGCCCCCAGGTGGCGGGCGGTGGTGGTGCTGGCGCCTGGGCCGTGGCCGGGCCCTGGTCGGATGGCGCAGAGGCTGCCCGGAGGGTGGCAGGTCCATGCGAGGCAGCGGGCCGGCAGGGGCCCCGGGAGCGGCAGGGCTCGGAGAGCCGCGTGCAGATGGGCCCGCCTGCggctccgcatcctctccaggaGCCGCCAGCTCGGGCTCCGGTTCCTCAGCAGCACCTGAGGGGAGAGCACCAGAAGAGCACAGAGCACGGAGCTCGGGGAGGTGGCAGTGGCGGCGCTAAGGCGGCAGGGGACCCGCCCAGGGCGCGGGGAGGGGCCCCGGCAACGccgcccgctcccctccccccagccagcccctccctgccgctgtccatggtgctgagcGCGGCCCCGAGCGAGCGGCGCGTCATGCGCGTACTGGGGTAGGGAAGAGGGGTGGCGCGCGAGTGGAGACTGTGTCCAGGCCCTGTTCTGCTCAGGTCCTGCTCCATGCTGACTGACCACAGCAGACCCCAACGTTGCAGGATGCATGGGGGTCCTGACCTGGTCCAGGCAAGGGTGAGTTTCCAGGACAACAGGGCTGAATGAATGTGTCCAGGTGTTCAGGTCTCATGGAGCGTCAGCCCAACTCAGTAACTCCCTTTTCCCCAGGCCCTGACTTACTGTGAGTGGAGGGAACCAGGTGAAGACAGGGGTTGGACTCAGGCCATCTCTGTGGAGGACTGTCATTCTGTTGGGGAGGGCACAGTGAGCTGCCTCCCCACCTTCCACACGCCAGAACAAGATGGGAAGATCTAGGATTCCAGGCCCAGAGTTCTGGCATCACCTACCTTCTGCTCCTCTTcatcctccctttccttctcctcagGGAAGAAAAGGCCTTCCAATTTCCCAGGCCCAAAGGGGGTGGGCTGGCCTTCTTCCAGGGCCAGTGTGGCAGAGGGCATTGCCACTGTTGTCTGCTGAGCCAGACTCTCCACCTGCAATACCAGGCACCCCAGAGATGGGTAGGTAGGGCCCCAGCCATAGTCCCATCAGTACCTAGGGGAACCCTAAAATATCCCTGGGCTTTATGACCCCAGAAGACATTAGAGAGTTCCTACTaggcagtgtgtgtgtatgcatgtgtgtgtaagcAGTTTCCTCTTACCAGCCGATCCTGCGCTGCACTCAGACCCGCCAGAGCTTGAGCCACAATGCTCTCTGCCAAGGACCCCGTGACTGACAGCCGCATGTCCCTGAGGGCAAGAAAGGGTAAGGATCAGTGTGCTGtctctgcccagcccagcccagccccatccATCCTACCTGAGTCTAGTGAAGGCATCTTGCAGCAGGTGCTCTGGGAGCAGCTCTGGGAGGCCCCTTGACCCCACCAGGACCCCCTCTAGCTGCTCCCTCCACCTGGGTCCCTGCAGCATCTGTGGGCAGAGGCTCCTTGTTGTGTCCAGTGTGGCCTGAGTGAAGTCCTGGGCAAAGGTCAGAGCATGGTGAGGGTGTGACTAGGGCCTAGACTGGATGGCTGAGGCTCTGACCCCCACAAAATATTAACTCAGGGAATATTAACCTAGTCAAGCCTATGAGATGGGGTCAAGCCTACATATGGAAGTGGGGCTCAGGCAAGGGTACCATCTCACCTGAATGTCGTGGCGGCAAACCTCGCCCACCTGCCCCAGGAGGCTCTCCAGCTTTTGCCGCAGCTGCCACTGATGGCTTGGGGAGCTTCCTGCCTCATATAGAATGGGGAGAATCTGGAGGCCAAGGAGGAACAGGAGTTGCAAGGTGACACCTAACTAAGAGGAGAAGGGTCCTCATGATGGGAAGGTGTGCTCACACTGAGAGAGAAGTTGGCATTTTGGATGGCATCCTCGGCCTGGTGCACAGCGGCTTCACCCTGAGGCCCAGCACCACAGCCCAGCAGCTCCACAAGCTCCTGCACCGACTGACAAAGCTCGTTCACTTCCTGAGGAGCATCAAGAACCAGTCTCAGTCTGGTCCCCTTCCAGTCCCCCAAACCCTGACTGCCTCCTTCCCAGGGTCTCCAACAGGGTGTGAGGTCTTGAAGCCAATACCACCAGGCCCAGCCTATCTGATCAAGGAGGGAGAGCTGTGTCTCCTTTGGTTCACTGCAGGGACCTTATATATACTTCCTAAGTGTACAGAATAGAAAGAAAGGAGCTGTCAGTCATGTCTGTGTTTTAGAACCTCAGTTTGTTCACCACCCACCTGGAGAATAGACGGAGAGGTGGGAAGAAATGGGAGTGAGGCACCACAGAGGAAGAACTAGGGAGGGGAGCAAGCGAGAGTTGGGATGGGGGTGAAGAGGTCTATGCAGGCTCCAATGTGGGCAGGAGAGGCCTGGTTCAAACCTCTGTCCACAGTACTTCATGGGTGTGGGCACCAGGGAGATTGGGCACAGGGTAGAGAGGAGAGTTTGTGGGAGATAATGAGATCACTTGAAAATGTAGAGAGTGGGAAGCCCCTGCAGGATGTCTGGGTCAAGGTGCCTGGGCCCTGGAGCTTGGGAGAGAAGTGGGATTTGGGAATGGAGAGGTGGGAACATTTCTCACAAAGGGAAGGTAGTGGAGGGAGATGAAGCCAGAAGAAAGGTCACTGGGTTGGCCACAAGTGAGGTCAGtgaagaggggaaaggagaccTGTAAAGGGGAAGTCACATGTGGGGCTACAATGGGCAGGGGGAATTGAGggaagatttttaaatacttccCATCTTTAACAGGAGAGCCtaattaaatgctttaaaaaggcTGCCAgtagggggagggagtggggggggggtggataaggacacatgtaataccttaatcaagaaagaaagaagccctaaccggtttggctcagtggctagagcatcggccttcggactgaagggtcccaggttcgattctggtcaagggcatgtaccttggttgcgagcacatccccagtgggaggtgtgcaggaggcagctgatcaatgtttctctctcatcgatgtttctaactctctatccctctcccttcctctctgtaaaaaatcaataaaatatattcttaatttaaaaaaattaaaaaaggctgCCAGTGGTATTATTTGGGGGAACTATACTATTTCAGGAATGATTGGTTCCTCTCCAGACCAAGGAGAGGGAATTGTCTGGAACAATGGACTTTAGACGCCCTGGGCCCAAGAAAGCCAGACCTTCAGATCCAGGGGGGCTCCCAGGTGCCACAGCTCTCCCCATCTCTCTATCTTCTGTTTGTACCCAAGGTTTAGGGAGGGGACACTGACCTGCTCAGAGGGATTAGAGACCCGACCTAGTGGCTGCTGGCATGAGGTGCTGGCAGGAGAGGCCTGGTCTGTGTGGTTGTTCCTCAAGAGACAGGCTTGGATCTAGGGACAAGGGCTATTGGTAAGTGGTGGGGCGGAGGGCCACCGCGTAGAGCAGAGCAGCAGAGAAGGGACCCCCCACACCTGATGCACTGCACGTGCTGTCATTTCCGGGCGGCTTCGCTGCGCCTGGGCCACGTCGGTCAGTGGCAGAGGCATGGCCTTCAGGCTTCGGTTCTGCTCCAGAGCCTGAGCCACGTCCAGCAGGCCCAGAGCAGATGTGTGATTCCGGTCCCAGACCACAGAcctgggccgggaggggcggggcttcaGCCGGGGGCGGAGCTCCTTCAGGCCACAACCAACCAACGGACCTGTTCATCCACCTCCATTCAGCCCCACCCCTTACAAGCTCCTCCAAGCCACGCCCTCCTCCCCATTGGTCCCACCCCTCTGGCCCCCGCCCACCGGAGTCGGGTGTTAACTCGAAGCGCCTTGGCCAGCATCTTGGCACCCGTGTCTCCCATGGCGTTGCCGCTGATATCCAGGGCTGTCAGGTTAGGATTGGTGGCCAGGGCCCGAAGCAGAACGCTGGCGCCCAGCTTCAGCCTCGACTCTGCCACAGACAGAGACTGCAGAGGCTGGGGTTAAGAGAAAGCCATTTGTCACTAAGGGGTCAGCAAGGAGGGCAGGTCACAAGGTCTGAGGGggaaggagtggggtggggggtggtcacAGGGGTCCATTGATTGAGAATCCCACATGGTCCCGTGAACTCACACAGTCATCATCCTGCATGAGCTGGACAATCCGGTGCAGGACGTCGTCCAGGGTCTCCCTGTGGGCATGGGCCACAGTTGGAGCCGGGGACCCGGGTGGTGGGGTGCTGTCTGGGAGGCCCAAGAGTGGGATGGGGGCTCACTTGCACCGGACGTTGAAGTTCCTTCCAAGGGCCACATGTCGCAGGGACCGACTCCTCCCGATGGCCAGCACCAGAGTCACCATGTCCGAGCCGAAGCCTGGGGTGGTTGGGGTCACGCATGGGCGATGTTGCGGGAATGCGGATGTTGTGGGAAttgggtgggcagtgggaggaCGGGTTTCCGGGCGGCCTCACCATTATCCGACAGATCCAGGGAGCTCACTGCGCCAGCATCGCACACTAAGTCCTGTATCACCTGAGCGCCCGCGGAGCGCAGCTGAAGATGGAGAGCGGAGCGTGCTCAGGCAACAGGCCGCAGGTGGGGAGGCTCAGGCGGCCCAGGGCCCCGCGCTCCCGCAGCCCCACTCCCAGCGGGGGGCCCTCTGCCGGCTCCCGCTGGGGCTCTGCGCTCACCTCGCAAGCGCTGAGGTCCAGGTGCAGGTCGCCCACGTGCGTGTTGAGCGCGAGACCTTCCAAAAGGGCCCTGGGAGGGGATGTCACAGGGGGTGGCGGGAGCTGGGAAAGGGGCCCCCAGGACGCGAACAAATAGCAAGAAGGACGGGCCAGGATGCTGGGAAGGTTATGGGTCCGATAGGAGCGGGGTGAAGTGCTGGAAGCCTGGCTTGGCTGATGGCCACACAGGTGGGGGACTTGGCCATGGGCAGCGACACTCACCTGAGCGCGTCGGGGGGCAGCTTGCAGCCTGCGAGGGCCAGGTGCCGGAGCGTCCCCGCGCGACTGAGGAAGAGTTGCAGCGAGGCGGGCGCAGCCCGGGACTTCCTGGTGAGAGAGCGGGAGGAGTGGGCTTCCGGGCGCAGGAGGCGGCTCCCGGCAGTCtgacccccctcccacctcccgcccctAACCACGCCCGCCCGCCTTACGTGCGGGAGAAGACATTCCTGGAAGCGTCGAGGTGGGTGAGGCTGGCGCAGCAGCCGCGGGACAGCGCGGCGAAGAGCTgcgggaggagggtggaggctgCACCGGCCGGAGGACtgacccctccccgccagccGTGCCCGCCAGTCCACCCACGGGCCTCAGACCCGCcgaccagcccctcccccaggcctgccccctgaCCACCTCCTCACAATGTCCAGGGCGGTGTCGGTGCCTGCGAGGTTCAGGACCGTCAGAACATTAGGACGGCTCAGGAAACTATAGAGGCCCTGGTGGCAGGATGggatgggagagaggaaaggagcttTCTGACACCCCACTGCCTGCAGCGCCCCCCATCACTGCCCCTAAAAGACCACTCACCCCGTTGTCCTCCGAGGCCCCCAGTGCCCCGGGGTTTCCCGAAAGATCCAGGTGGGTCAGGGCCGAGTCAAAGGCCGCATTGGAAGCCAGGGCCCGGCCCAGAGCTTTCATTCctggtggtggaggagggggtggctCAGGCCCACCCACACGTGCTCCACCaaccctaccccaccccatccTTGGCTCCACTTACCTCGAGGTGTCAACCCTGTCTGTGCTAGGCTGAGTCTCCTCAGGGCTCCAGGACGATGCTCTAGGTGTCTGCTGAGCGCAGCCACGCCTGGGGATAGGGGCAAACCTTGTGGGTCCCACCTTCTCCAGCACGCACCCCCGGCACTTCCCCAGGCTCAGCCATACCTCGGTCATCCAGCAGGTTCCCGGCCAGGCTGAGTTCCCGAAGCCCGGAGCTCGAGTGGCCTGCCAGCACCTGGGCCAGTCGCCGGACAAAGTCTCTGGAGACCAGACCCCAGGCTTGAGACTCTGACTCTGGATTCCCAACTCCTCCCAATCCCGGactcccctcctcagccctcccaggcTCCCTTACCCCCGCAGGCCACAGGTCTCCAGCACCAGCTCCTCCAGGTGGGCCGACTGACTCATCATGTGCAGAATCTGTTCCAAGACCTCAAGGCTCTGAGAATCAGAGGGGAGGCTCAGTGGGCTGCACCCTGGTCCCCACACCCTTGCCCCCGCCTTGCTCCTACACTCTCACCAGCTTCACGTCCACGCAGGAGAGACACCGGAACCACAGGTTGTAGGACAGGGCAGCCACACTCAATGCCAGGTCCCTgggtgggagaaggggcaggggcagagctcaGGGTCCTCCAGCCGGATCTCAAGCCCAGCATCCCCCTCCATGGAGAGGCTGAGGCTCAGGAATGTGGGTCAtggcctcttcctcccttcccagtCCTGGCAGGCCACACAccgactgcccaggtggctgaagTCTCCGAGGCTGAAATGGCGGCAGCCCTGACGATGGTAGATGGTGTCCACATCCTGGACAGGAAGAAAGTGTCTGCAACTGGCTTGGGGCCGCAAGCAGCAGGGAGGGACTCAATGCACACGGGGATGAGATGTCTCCAGAGCCCCCCAGAGAGGGCCCTACCCTCACCCACTGAATCTCCTCTCGGAAAGGGAAGCCATTGTAGTCACACAGAGCCTCGTATGTCTCCAAGAAGCCACCTGGGGAGGTGCCAGGGGTATGACAGGGTCAGGTGCGGGGAGGACAGAGACAAAAGATGGTGCAGATCAGACCCAAGCTGGGTGGTGGCGGTACCTCAAGTGGCTCTGCTCAGTTTGGGAGACCTCCAAACcttgggggctggggctgcaggaaggggTAGGCTGGGGTCCCCACGTGGCCCCGCCTTGGCCCTTACCACAGGGGCTACTGGGTGAGGTAGCCTCTGAGGGGCTGCTTCTCTCCAGACGAACCAGCATGGAGGGGGGCGTGGGCTTCCGGAATAGCTTCCTGAcggggggagaaaggagaagggcAAAGGCGCTTCCAGCCTCTGGGGTGTGAAGCTGCCCACGTGTGTCTCCAGAGCATCCCCCCTGCCGCCCCTTCCCTGCCAGGCCCTTGCAGTTGCTGGGCCTCACCCAAGGGTGGTGTGAGGGAAGACCTTCTTGATGGCCGCAGCCACATGCTGGGCCAACTGCTCCAGGGCAGCCACACCGGGAAACTCCAGGACCAGCTCAGGCAGGGACTCCAGCTCAAAAGTAACCTGGGGAGAGcaggtggctgggctgggctgggctgggctgggctccatgtgtgggggaggggaagggaaggaggaggtgaggccaGGCCCTAGCGGGGACTAAGGTGTTCACCTGAGGGGGTGTCTCCTGCAGTGCCATGGCCTGGACCTCCAGGTAGCTGAATGTGCAGTCCACCTGTGGAGGGCCTGGGTCAGCAGGGACCAAGGCCCGAGCCCCACCCCCCTGGGAGCCCAGTCCTTTGTGCAGCCTGAAGCTCAGAGCCCGATGGGCCTAGACTCCAGtccagcctgctgcctgagcCCAGTGCTGTTGGAAGGGCAGAGCCCACAGGACAAGGCGAACAGTGCTGCAGCCCTCTGGTCAAGGAAGCTGCTGGAGGGCAAGGTGGGTGGTGACCGGCCCGGGACTGACTCACCCTCAATGGGAGGCAGGTGTGGAGCAGGTAGGCTCTCCATCGCAGCAGTGCCTGGGGGGAGAGAGTGCCTGACACCCTGTTCAGGGCAAAAGGCTCTTGCTGCTTGGGCCACAGCACCCTCCCAGGCTCTGTCCCCCTGCCATACCAGGACGTGACCTTGCTCAGCACCCTCCCGCTCTGGTAGCCAGGTTTTCAGCAGCAGGTCTGCCTCCTTGGGCCACAGGAACCTGGTGATCTCGCCTGTGGGAGGGCAACCTGCTGGATGACTCTAGTCCTCCCACGGAGGTCAATTCATGCCCATGGTCTACaccaggctgggggcctgggctcatCTATGGGCCAGC is a window from the Eptesicus fuscus isolate TK198812 chromosome 21, DD_ASM_mEF_20220401, whole genome shotgun sequence genome containing:
- the CARMIL2 gene encoding capping protein, Arp2/3 and myosin-I linker protein 2 isoform X1 → MAQTPDGISCELRGEITRFLWPKEADLLLKTWLPEREGAEQGHVLALLRWRAYLLHTCLPLRVDCTFSYLEVQAMALQETPPQVTFELESLPELVLEFPGVAALEQLAQHVAAAIKKVFPHTTLGKLFRKPTPPSMLVRLERSSPSEATSPSSPCGGFLETYEALCDYNGFPFREEIQWDVDTIYHRQGCRHFSLGDFSHLGSRDLALSVAALSYNLWFRCLSCVDVKLSLEVLEQILHMMSQSAHLEELVLETCGLRGDFVRRLAQVLAGHSSSGLRELSLAGNLLDDRGVAALSRHLEHRPGALRRLSLAQTGLTPRGMKALGRALASNAAFDSALTHLDLSGNPGALGASEDNGGLYSFLSRPNVLTVLNLAGTDTALDIVRRCEARGWTGGHGWRGGVSPPAGAASTLLPQLFAALSRGCCASLTHLDASRNVFSRTKSRAAPASLQLFLSRAGTLRHLALAGCKLPPDALRALLEGLALNTHVGDLHLDLSACELRSAGAQVIQDLVCDAGAVSSLDLSDNGFGSDMVTLVLAIGRSRSLRHVALGRNFNVRCKETLDDVLHRIVQLMQDDDCPLQSLSVAESRLKLGASVLLRALATNPNLTALDISGNAMGDTGAKMLAKALRVNTRLRSVVWDRNHTSALGLLDVAQALEQNRSLKAMPLPLTDVAQAQRSRPEMTARAVHQIQACLLRNNHTDQASPASTSCQQPLGRVSNPSEQEVNELCQSVQELVELLGCGAGPQGEAAVHQAEDAIQNANFSLSILPILYEAGSSPSHQWQLRQKLESLLGQVGEVCRHDIQDFTQATLDTTRSLCPQMLQGPRWREQLEGVLVGSRGLPELLPEHLLQDAFTRLRDMRLSVTGSLAESIVAQALAGLSAAQDRLVESLAQQTTVAMPSATLALEEGQPTPFGPGKLEGLFFPEEKEREDEEEQKNDSPPQRWPESNPCLHLVPSTHSAAEEPEPELAAPGEDAEPQAGPSARGSPSPAAPGAPAGPLPRMDLPPSGQPLRHPTRARPRPRRQHHHRPPPGGPQVPPALPQEGNGLSARVDEGVEEFFSKRLIQQDRLWAPEEDPATEGGTTPVPRTLRKKLGTLFAFKKPRSTRGPRPDLETSPGAAARTRKTTLGDLLRPPARPGRGEEPGGAEGGTGSPDPARRSRPRYTRESKAYSMILLPAEEEEATLGARPDKRRPLERGDTELTPSFEQRVQVMLQRIGVSRGSGSAEGKRKQSKDGEIKKAGSDGDIMDSSSEAPPISIKSRTHSVSADPSCRPGPGGQGPESTTWKTLGQQLNAELRSRGWGPHDGPGPPSPCPSPRKPSPSPDSLGLPEDPCLGPRNEDGQLRPRPLSAGRRAVSVHEDQLQAPVERPLRLQRSPVLKRRPKLEAPPSPSLGSGLEAEPLLPQDTEPSSPERSPPSPATDQRGGPNP